The proteins below are encoded in one region of Aspergillus nidulans FGSC A4 chromosome III:
- a CDS encoding calcineurin catalytic subunit cnaA (transcript_id=CADANIAT00006237), protein MDRNLARAVADKQPVPEIDFTLHVMEDGTQVSTLERVVKEVQAPALNKPSDDQFWDPEEPTKPNLQFLKQHFYREGRLTEDQALWIIQAGTQILKSEPNLLEMDAPITVCGDVHGQYYDLMKLFEVGGDPAETRYLFLGDYVDRGYFSIECVLYLWALKIWYPNTLWLLRGNHECRHLTDYFTFKLECKHKYSERIYEACIESFCALPLAAVMNKQFLCIHGGLSPELHTLEDIKSIDRFREPPTHGLMCDILWADPLEDFGQEKTGDYFIHNSVRGCSYFFSYPAACAFLEKNNLLSVIRAHEAQDAGYRMYRKTRTTGFPSVMTIFSAPNYLDVYNNKAAVLKYENNVMNIRQFNCTPHPYWLPNFMDVFTWSLPFVGEKITDMLIAILNTCSKEELEDETPSTISPAEPSPPMPMDTVDTESTEFKRRAIKNKILAIGRLSRVFQVLREESERVTELKTAAGGRLPAGTLMLGAEGIKQAITNFEDARKVDLQNERLPPSHDEVVRRSEEERRIALDRAQHEADNDTGLATVARRISMKIPSTTRR, encoded by the exons ATGGATCGGAATCTAGCGCGCGCTGTGGCCGATAAGCAGCCGGTTCCGGAAATTGATTTCACCCTGCATGTCATGGAAGATGGCACCCAGGTGTCCACCCTAGAACGTGTTGTCAAAG AGGTGCAAGCACCCGCCTTGAACAAACCATCAGACGATCAGTTTTGGGACCCCGAAGAACCAACGAAACCTAATCTCCAGTTTCTCAAGCAACACTTCTATCGGGAGGGTCGCCTTACCGAGGACCAGGCGCTATGGATTATACAGGCGGGTACTCAAATCCTGAAGTCGGAGCCCAACCTGCTGGAAATGGACGCGCCCATAACTGTGTGCGGTGATGTTCACGGGCAGTACTACGATCTGATGAAGCTGTTTGAGGTGGGAGGAGACCCTGCTGAGACGCGTTATCTTTTCCTGGGCGACTATGTCGATCGAGGCTACTTCAGTATTGAG TGTGTCCTGTACCTATGGGCACTGAAGATCTGGTATCCGAATACACTCTGGTTGCTTCGCGGCAACCACGAATGTCGACACTTGACAGATTATTTTACTTTCAAGTTGGAATGTAAGCATAAATATAGCGAGCGCATCTATGAAGCCTGCATTGAGTCGTTTTGCGcgctgccgctggcggcggtTATGAATAAGCAGTTCCTCTGTATTCACGGTGGTTTGAGCCCTGAACTGCACACTTTAGAAGACATCAAATCG ATCGATCGATTCAGAGAACCCCCAACTCACGGGCTCATGTGCGATATCCTCTGGGCCGATCCTTTGGAGGACTTCGGTCAAGAGAAGACTGGCGACTACTTTATTCATAATAGCGTTCGAGGGTGCTCCTACTTTTTCTCATACCCTGCCGCGTGTGCTTTCCTCGAGAAGAACAACTTGCTCTCAGTCATTCGAGCTCACGAGGCTCAGGACGCGGGATACCGCATGTACCGCAAGACGCGGACTACAGGATTTCCCAGTGTCATGACCATTTTCAGCGCACCGAACTACTTGGATGTATACAACAACAAAGCCGCCGTCCTGAAATACGAGAACAATGTCATGAACATCCGACAATTCAACTGCACCCCTCACCCTTACTGGCTTCCCAACTTCATGGATGTGTTCACCTGGTCTCTGCCGTTTGTCGGTGAGAAGATTACCGACATGCTTATTGCCATTCTCAACACTTGCTCcaaggaagagcttgaagacgaGACACCCTCTACCATCTCCCCTGCCGAGCCGTCTCCACCGATGCCGATGGACACAGTGGATACAGAGAGTACCGAGTTCAAACGACGTGctatcaagaacaagattCTCGCCATTGGCCGGTTGTCTCGAGTCTTCCAAGTGCTGCGTGAGGAGTCTGAACGTGTTACGGAACTTAAGACCGCGGCTGGAGGTCGACTTCCTGCCGGTACTTTAATGCTTGGTGCGGAAGGAATTAAGCAAGCCATCACGAACTTTGAAGATGCCCGCAAAGTTGATTTACAGAACGAACGTCTCCCGCCTTCTCACGATGAGGTCGTCAGAcgaagcgaagaggaaagacgCATCGCCCTTGACCGCGCCCAACACGAAGCTGATAACGATACTGGCCTTGCCACAGTTGCAAGGCGCATTAGCAT GAAAATCCCGTCGACAACGAGACGGTAG
- a CDS encoding uncharacterized protein (transcript_id=CADANIAT00006238), producing MYESYLTLPYTYRSVPSTLPPSVTVDPNNPDAKPRYVISASGEHAATPEDILASCKALEEHLKKTKTDADQAIKQWEESIAARELAEKRRVAPGWLDRDEKLLQPSNATHQSSQSQPSQSLLDSAAPDSAAARLPSMAPRNEGEELDRAFGGLDLK from the exons ATGTACGAATCATACC TCACCCTCCCATACACCTATAGATCCGTTCCGTCAACGCTCCCTCCGTCTGTCACTGTCGACCCAAACAACCCAGACGCTAAACCTCGCTACGTCATCTCAGCTAGCGGCGAGCACGCCGCAACACCGGAGGATATCCTCGCCTCATGCAAAGCCCTCGAGGAGcatctgaagaagacaaagacaGATGCGGACCAGGCGATCAAGCAATGGGAGGAGTCAATAGCTGCGCGAGAACTTGCAGAGAAACGCCGCGTAGCTCCTGGATGGCTTGATCGTGATGAGAAGCTTCTGCAGCCGAGCAATGCGACGCATCAATCCTCTCAGAGCCAGCCAAGTCAGAGCTTACTGGATAGTGCCGCGCCGGACTCTGCAGCGGCAAGGTTACCATCTATGGCTCCGAGgaatgaaggcgaagagctAGATAGGGCATTTGGGGGGCTCGACTTGAAATGA